A portion of the Lolium rigidum isolate FL_2022 chromosome 1, APGP_CSIRO_Lrig_0.1, whole genome shotgun sequence genome contains these proteins:
- the LOC124703016 gene encoding probable xyloglucan endotransglucosylase/hydrolase protein 23, which translates to MGRMALSVLAILLASCAVSAAASFDKEFDITWGDGRGKILNNGQLLTLGLDKTSGSGFQSKNEYLFGKIDMQLKLVAGNSAGTVTAYYLSSMGATHDEIDFMFLGNETGEPYTLRTNVFTQGQGQREQQFRLWFDPTKDFHTYSILWNPKHIIFMVDDMPIRDFRNLEGKGIAFPKNQPMRLYSSLWNADDWATQGGRVKTDWSHAPFSASYRAFKADACVVVAGGRTRCGASVSKEAAPGGTAGAGAGEWYNQELDLTRQQRMRWVQSNYMIYNYCTDPKRVAQGLPAECSM; encoded by the exons ATGGGTCGCATGGCGCTGTCGGTGCTGGCGATCCTGCTGGCGTCTTGTGCCGTTTCGGCGGCGGCAAGCTTCGACAAGGAGTTCGACATCACGTGGGGCGACGGCCGTGGGAAGATCCTGAACAATGGGCAGCTCCTGACGCTGGGGCTGGACAAGACCTCCGGCTCCGGGTTCCAGTCCAAGAACGAATACCTCTTTGGCAAGATTGACATGCAGCTCAAGCTCGTCGCCGGCAACTCCGCCGGCACCGTCACTGCCTACTAC CTGTCGTCGATGGGGGCGACGCACGACGAGATCGACTTCATGTTCCTGGGCAACGAGACCGGCGAGCCGTACACGCTGCGCACCAACGTGTTCACGCAGGGGCAGGGCCAGCGGGAGCAGCAGTTCCGCCTCTGGTTCGATCCCACCAAGGACTTCCACACCTACTCCATCCTCTGGAACCCCAAGCACATCAT CTTCATGGTGGACGACATGCCgatcagggacttccggaacctgGAGGGGAAGGGGATCGCCTTCCCAAAGAACCAGCCGATGCGTCTCTACTCCAGCCTCTGGAATGCCGACGACTGGGCCACGCAGGGCGGCCGCGTCAAGACGGACTGGTCCCACGCCCCATTTTCCGCCTCCTACCGCGCCTTCAAGGCCGACGcctgcgtcgtcgtcgccggcggccgCACGCGCTGCGGCGCCTCCGTCAGCAAGGAAGCCGCCCCAGGCGGTACCGCCGGTGCCGGGGCCGGCGAGTGGTACAACCAGGAACTGGACCTGACGCGGCAACAACGCATGCGGTGGGTGCAGAGCAACTACATGATCTACAACTACTGCACCGACCCCAAGCGCGTCGCCCAGGGCCTCCCCGCCGAGTGCTCCATGTAG